From Carya illinoinensis cultivar Pawnee chromosome 5, C.illinoinensisPawnee_v1, whole genome shotgun sequence, one genomic window encodes:
- the LOC122311795 gene encoding hydroxyproline O-galactosyltransferase GALT5-like, translated as MKRAKLETLTSPSRLRLLQVFIGVLFLYLLFVSFEIPLVFRTGAPSDSDEEELGLLGDALPGQVPLESGEEFSKDSTLRNRTPKRRMRVFSKVSGLVWNENRFDGNAGKDEISELHKAAKRAWVVGKKLWDDLESGKIELNAKTQLENRSESCPHSISLSGIEFRHRNRVLVLPCGLTLWSHITVVGTPRWAHPEYDPKIALLKEGDDSVMVSQFMMELQGLKTVDGEDPPRILHFNPRLKGDWSGKPVIEQNTCYRMQWATPLRCEGWKSRADEETVDEQVKCEKWIRDDNNHSEESKVTWWLKRLIGRTKKVSLDWPYPFAEGKLFVLTLSAGLEGYHINVDGRHVTSFPYRIGFVLEDATGLFLNGDIDVHSVFAASLPTSHPSFQSQMHLEMFTEWKAPPLPNGHVELFIGILSAGNHFAERMAVRKSWMQNILIKSSHVVARFFVAMHGRMEVNLELRKEAEYFGDIVIVPYMDNYDLVVLKTIATCEYGVRTVGAKYIMKCDDDTFVRVGAMIKEARKVEDTSLYIGNMNYHHKPLRHGKWAVTYEEWPEEDYPPYANGPGYILSSDISQFIISEFEKQKLRLFKMEDVSVGMWVEQFNTSRPVQYVHSLKFCQFGCIEDYYTAHYQSPRQMTCLWDKLRSQRKPKCCNVR; from the exons ATGAAGCGGGCAAAGCTTGAAACTTTGACGTCGCCTTCTCGGCTCAGATTGCTTCAAGTTTTTATTGGCGTTCTGTTTCTTTACTTGCTCTTCGTCAGCTTCGAAATCCCCCTGGTATTCCGGACCGGGGCCCCGTCGGATTCAGACGAAGAAGAACTCGGACTTCTCGGCGACGCCTTGCCCGGGCAAGTGCCACTCGAGAGCGGAGAAGAATTTTCCAAAGATAGCACCCTGCGCAACCGGACACCGAAACGGCGAATGCGCGTGTTCAGTAAAGTCTCTGGCTTGGTTTGGAACGAAAATCGTTTCGATGGTAATGCCGGTAAGGACGAGATCTCGGAGCTTCACAAGGCGGCAAAGCGCGCCTGGGTGGTTGGGAAGAAACTCTGGGACGATCTAGAGTCCGGGAAGATCGAGCTTAATGCGAAAACCCAGCTCGAGAACCGGTCTGAGTCGTGCCCGCATTCCATTTCGTTATCCGGGATCGAGTTTCGACACCGGAACCGAGTCCTGGTTCTCCCGTGTGGGCTTACGCTGTGGTCCCACATTACCGTGGTGGGGACGCCGCGATGGGCTCACCCGGAGTACGATCCGAAGATAGCGTTACTGAAGGAAGGGGACGACTCGGTGATGGTGTCGCAGTTTATGATGGAGTTGCAGGGCCTAAAGACGGTGGACGGGGAGGACCCACCGAGAATTCTGCATTTCAACCCTAGGTTGAAGGGGGACTGGAGTGGGAAGCCGGTGATCGAGCAGAACACCTGTTACAGGATGCAGTGGGCCACGCCACTGAGGTGCGAGGGGTGGAAGTCTAGGGCGGATGAAGAAACCG TTGATGAGCAAGTGAAATGTGAAAAGTGGATTCGCGATGACAACAACCACTCAGAAGAGTCAAAGGTGACATGGTGGTTGAAAAGGCTGATAGGGCGGACGAAGAAGGTGTCTTTAGACTGGCCATACCCTTTTGCAGAGGGCAAGTTGTTCGTTCTAACCCTCAGTGCTGGCTTGGAAGGTTACCATATCAATGTAGATGGGAGGCATGTCACTTCTTTCCCTTATCGCATT GGATTTGTGCTTGAAGATGCCACTGGACTCTTTCTCAATGGAGATATCGACGTGCATTCTGTGTTTGCAGCTTCCTTACCCACGTCACATCCAAGTTTCCAATCACAAATGCATCTTGAGATGTTTACTGAATGGAAAGCCCCACCTCTTCCCAATGGGCATGTGGAGCTTTTCATTGGCATCCTTTCTGCCGGAAACCATTTCGCTGAGCGAATGGCTGTGAGAAAGTCATGGATGcagaatatattaattaaatcttCACATGTTGTGGCTcgtttttttgttgcaatg CATGGGAGAATGGAAGTCAATTTGGAGCTAAGGAAAGAagcagagtattttggggatatagTTATAGTTCCATACATGGATAATTATGATCTTGTAGTGTTGAAGACTATAGCGACCTGCGAATATGGG GTTCGCACTGTGGGTGCCAAGTATATTATGAAGTGTGATGATGACACATTTGTTAGGGTGGGTGCCATGATCAAGGAAGCGAGGAAAGTTGAAGATACAAGCCTTTATATTGGAAATATGAACTACCATCACAAGCCCCTTCGGCATGGCAAATGGGCTGTGACATATGAG GAATGGCCAGAGGAAGATTATCCTCCATATGCAAATGGTCCGGGTTACATTTTATCATCCGACATTTCACAGTTCATTATATCAGAGTTTGAAAAGCAAAAATTAAGA TTGTTCAAGATGGAAGATGTGAGCGTGGGAATGTGGGTGGAGCAGTTCAACACTTCAAGACCAGTGCAGTATGTGCACAGCTTGAAGTTCTGCCAGTTTGGGTGTATTGAAGATTATTACACAGCACATTACCAATCTCCAAGACAAATGACATGCTTGTGGGACAAATTGCGATCTCAACGAAAACCCAAGTGCTGCAATGTGAGATAA